The following are from one region of the Actinopolyspora halophila DSM 43834 genome:
- a CDS encoding DUF421 domain-containing protein, whose translation MLPEALDTSWKSLALVLLGTVVMYLALILFSRLAGLRSFAQMTNFDMAATVAFGSMVATTAVSGTTPLAQGVLALAVLFSVQGLIAWLRGRRRWEGVVDNWPLLLMEGATVLEESLSRAQLTRNDLLSKLRLAGVTNFDQVGAVVLEASGDVSVLLRESDGSLPEPELLASVRRVPTAEGEKLTRLPPEEADDAPTAGSESKGAEESRGTSSHAEG comes from the coding sequence ATGCTTCCCGAAGCCCTCGACACGTCCTGGAAGTCGCTCGCGCTGGTGCTTCTCGGGACCGTCGTCATGTACCTGGCGCTGATCCTGTTCTCCCGCCTAGCGGGGCTGCGCTCCTTCGCCCAGATGACCAACTTCGACATGGCCGCCACCGTGGCCTTCGGCTCCATGGTCGCCACCACGGCGGTGAGCGGGACGACCCCGCTGGCCCAGGGGGTGCTCGCACTCGCGGTGTTGTTCTCCGTGCAGGGCTTGATCGCGTGGCTGCGTGGGCGCAGGCGGTGGGAGGGGGTGGTCGACAACTGGCCGCTGTTGTTGATGGAAGGGGCGACGGTTCTGGAGGAGAGCCTGTCCAGGGCGCAGTTGACCCGGAACGATCTGTTGTCGAAGTTGCGGCTCGCCGGAGTCACCAACTTCGACCAGGTGGGCGCCGTGGTACTCGAGGCCAGTGGTGATGTGTCGGTGCTGCTGCGTGAGTCGGACGGGAGCCTCCCGGAGCCAGAACTGCTCGCCAGCGTGCGTCGGGTTCCCACCGCCGAGGGGGAGAAGTTGACCCGGTTGCCTCCCGAGGAGGCGGACGACGCGCCGACGGCGGGAAGCGAGTCGAAGGGGGCGGAGGAATCGCGGGGAACTTCCTCGCACGCTGAAGGCTAG
- a CDS encoding magnesium and cobalt transport protein CorA, producing MALIHGTVYTDGRRQEDYRTLEETLSRLRHSESAADSFGWIDLYEPEHSELEELGREFDLHHLALEDAAVAHQRPKLDHYGETSFLVLRPAEYRENTENVVLGELHAFIGSDFVITSRRSGSPDLGTVAHRLEQQPHLLSSGPAAVLYALVDRVVDDYLPVERGVQNDLDEIEDEVFGGEPAVSKRIYRLSREVIEFQRATGPLMNVLDGLSNTFAELRDGVELSRHLRDVRDHAADVVERVESHRQLLSNVLTVNSTLHSQRQNEQATRLTETSLRQNEDMKRISSWAAILFTPTLVGTVYGMNFTHMPELSWPFGYPMALVLMLFVAVTLYFVFRARDWL from the coding sequence ATGGCGCTGATCCACGGCACCGTCTACACGGACGGTAGACGGCAGGAGGACTACCGCACCCTGGAGGAGACGCTGAGCCGGCTGCGTCACTCCGAGTCCGCCGCCGACAGCTTCGGTTGGATCGATCTGTACGAACCGGAGCACTCCGAGCTGGAGGAGCTGGGCAGGGAGTTCGACCTGCACCACCTCGCGCTGGAGGACGCGGCGGTGGCTCACCAACGTCCGAAGCTGGATCACTACGGGGAGACGTCGTTCCTGGTGCTGCGCCCAGCCGAGTACCGGGAGAACACCGAGAACGTGGTGCTCGGGGAACTGCACGCCTTCATCGGCTCGGACTTCGTCATCACCTCCCGCAGGAGCGGGAGCCCGGACCTCGGGACCGTGGCCCACCGGCTCGAGCAGCAGCCGCACCTGCTGTCCAGTGGCCCGGCCGCGGTGTTGTACGCGCTCGTCGACCGCGTGGTGGACGACTACCTGCCCGTGGAACGGGGGGTGCAGAACGACCTGGACGAGATCGAGGACGAGGTGTTCGGCGGCGAACCGGCCGTGTCCAAGCGGATATATCGCCTCTCCAGGGAAGTGATCGAGTTCCAGCGGGCGACCGGACCGCTCATGAACGTGCTGGACGGGCTGAGCAACACCTTCGCCGAGCTGCGGGACGGGGTCGAGCTCAGTCGACACCTGCGCGACGTTCGCGACCACGCCGCCGACGTCGTCGAGCGGGTGGAGTCGCACCGACAGCTGCTCTCCAACGTCCTCACGGTCAACTCGACGTTGCACTCCCAGCGGCAGAACGAACAGGCCACCAGGCTCACCGAGACCAGCCTGCGGCAGAACGAGGACATGAAGCGGATCTCCTCCTGGGCCGCCATCCTGTTCACCCCCACGCTGGTGGGCACCGTCTACGGGATGAACTTCACCCACATGCCCGAGCTGAGCTGGCCGTTCGGCTATCCGATGGCGTTGGTGCTGATGCTGTTCGTGGCGGTGACCCTGTACTTCGTGTTCCGCGCTCGCGACTGGCTGTGA